The Balneolaceae bacterium sequence CGGTGAGTCTTACCAGGTATATGTGGATTATCACAGTGAACCAAATAACGGAGGTATTGTGGGGTTTATATATGGACAAAGCACAGGTGGATGGCGTACAGAACCTTTTAGATATGATGGTGTTTTTGAGGGAGATGAATTAGTTGATCTGGAGATGAGACCGTTTACACCCTATGAAGGATACGATGAAAACCCATTACGGTATGCATGTACAGCCGAGGAATGGAGAACTGCATGGAAATTAAACGATTTCAATACGCTCAAAATCCGGTGTGAAGGCAAATATCCGATTATTACGACATGGATTAACGGTACAAAGATATGCAAGTTCGATGCAGCCGGTAGTAAGAATCCTGATTTTGATAAGGAAGAAATGTATCAAACCGTGGGAGATGAGGGACATATTGCGCTTCAGGTACACGGAACCGATACATGGTGGGGAGATGAAGTACGCTGGAAAAATATTCAAATCAAAGAGTTGTAAAAAATACCTTTGATAGAAAATAAACTGATTTCAATTTTTAAATTAACTATAAAAACAGATGAAAGATAAGAATAACGCGATAGTCAATTATGTAAGCGGAAGCTGGAAGCAACCTGAATCGGGAAAAGAATTATCGGTAACGAATCCTGCCAATATGGAGAAGATCG is a genomic window containing:
- a CDS encoding DUF1080 domain-containing protein translates to MKNMINRRQFLQSSAAFTTGLGLSPIFLGSHQTDRHSHSKEDGYVSLFDGKSLDGWHKNGARWTVQDEMIIAEQEPPGSGNGGILLTDKTYSDFELLIDVKPGWGCDSGVFLRSQPSGESYQVYVDYHSEPNNGGIVGFIYGQSTGGWRTEPFRYDGVFEGDELVDLEMRPFTPYEGYDENPLRYACTAEEWRTAWKLNDFNTLKIRCEGKYPIITTWINGTKICKFDAAGSKNPDFDKEEMYQTVGDEGHIALQVHGTDTWWGDEVRWKNIQIKEL